In Aeromicrobium wangtongii, the DNA window TCGGCCCGTAGGCGTAGAAGTCGACCTCGCCGGTGTATCGACCGTCCTCGGCCACCAGCGTGGTCGCGATGACGTGGTCGACGCCCAGCATCGCGCCGATCGGCTCAACGACCTCGATGCCGGATGCGGACACGATGATGACATCGCGTCCGGCGGCCTGGTGCTGCTCGATCAGCGTCACGGCCTCCTCGAACACGATCGGGTCGATGATGGTGTGCAGGGTCTCGGCCACGGACTGGCGCACGACCTCCACCTCCCACCCGGTGACCATCTGCGTCAGGTAGGCGCGCATCTTCTCGAGCTGGTCGTGGTCCGCGCCGCTCAGCGAGAACATGAAGTTGGCGTAGGCGCTGCGTAGCACCGCCCGGCGGTTGAGCAGGCCACCGTCGTAGAAGGGCTTGCCGAAGGCAAGCGTGCTCGACTTGGCGATGATGGTCTTGTCGAGGTCGAAGAATGCGGCAGTCCGCGAAGGGCTCACCCCCTCAGGATAGGACGATCCACAGCGGGGCGGGCCAGGCTGCGCCGTCCACAGGGCACCGAGTTCGGGCTTTCCGCGGTGATCCGACGCCGGAATCGTCGGGCGCATGACCGATGCCCCCGCGCCCCTCATCGCCACGACGGACGAGCGGTTGGTCGACGACGGCATGCGCTGGTGTGCGGCGGTCGGCGCGACGCCGCAGCTCGCCCATGACCTGACGGGTGTCCGGAGGGCCTG includes these proteins:
- a CDS encoding HAD family hydrolase gives rise to the protein MSPSRTAAFFDLDKTIIAKSSTLAFGKPFYDGGLLNRRAVLRSAYANFMFSLSGADHDQLEKMRAYLTQMVTGWEVEVVRQSVAETLHTIIDPIVFEEAVTLIEQHQAAGRDVIIVSASGIEVVEPIGAMLGVDHVIATTLVAEDGRYTGEVDFYAYGPNKAVAMRRLAQDRGYDLSESFAYSDSETDVPMLEAVGHPFAVNPDKSLRKLAGENGWPILVFARPVALRRRLGLDTKVGKAAAAAVVAGAVSAVAASVVSRRKRGND